A window of Cellulomonas fimi contains these coding sequences:
- a CDS encoding glycoside hydrolase family 13 protein, protein MTVTHLLDQPHHDGSEIYVAQGTPALGDVVPVRFRVPASATERALWVRTVRDAEPRMVQARLDRADAHERWYVADVPVHNPVTTYRALLDEPGGYRWLNGRGLFSRDVPDAADFRLTVHEPAPAWTSSAVVYQIFPDRFARSGVERAFPDWAEPADWDDEPIGRGPSTPVQLYGGDLLGIEQRIDHLQRLGVDTVYLTPVFPSQSNHRYDARTFDHVDPLLGGDEALVSLRRALHGRGMRLVGDFTTNHTGVAHEWFEHALRDRSSEEAEFYYWDKESDLGYVAWLDVPSLPKLNYGSSALARRMVDGPGSVIGRWLGEPFALDGWRIDVANMTGRYASDDFTHQVARTVRATMTELNPDAVLVSEHFHDAAGDLTGEGWQVNMNYSAFTKPLWTWLVDPATTLDFLGVPTTIPRRGGVSVVETMREFDATVPWKVTARQWNMLGSHDTPRLRTVVGDPRLVEVAAGLLFTYPGTPALFAGDEGGATGTNGEHARVPMPWDQIEAGGGDRWDARTFETYRSLIALRRSSRALREGGLRWAVVADDALAYLRETADERVLVVAARAPWAGTDLPPHLVPPGATVERLYGDGTLDVAPDALRVGGDGPGVSVWRLA, encoded by the coding sequence ATGACCGTGACGCACCTGCTCGACCAGCCCCACCACGACGGCTCCGAGATCTACGTCGCGCAGGGCACCCCCGCCCTCGGCGACGTCGTGCCCGTCCGGTTCCGCGTGCCGGCGTCCGCCACCGAGCGGGCGCTGTGGGTGCGGACCGTGCGCGACGCCGAGCCGCGCATGGTGCAGGCGCGGCTCGACCGCGCCGACGCGCACGAGCGCTGGTACGTCGCGGACGTCCCGGTGCACAACCCGGTGACGACGTACCGCGCGCTGCTCGACGAGCCCGGCGGCTACCGCTGGCTCAACGGGCGCGGGCTGTTCTCCCGCGACGTGCCCGACGCGGCCGACTTCCGGCTCACCGTGCACGAGCCCGCGCCCGCGTGGACGTCGTCGGCGGTCGTCTACCAGATCTTCCCGGACCGGTTCGCGCGGTCGGGCGTCGAGCGGGCGTTCCCCGACTGGGCCGAGCCCGCGGACTGGGACGACGAGCCGATCGGCCGGGGGCCGTCGACGCCCGTGCAGCTGTACGGCGGCGACCTGCTCGGCATCGAGCAGCGGATCGACCACCTGCAGCGGCTCGGCGTCGACACCGTCTACCTGACGCCCGTCTTCCCCTCGCAGTCGAACCACCGGTACGACGCGCGGACGTTCGACCACGTCGACCCGCTGCTCGGCGGTGACGAGGCGCTCGTCTCGCTGCGGCGCGCGCTGCACGGCCGCGGCATGCGTCTGGTGGGCGACTTCACGACGAACCACACGGGCGTCGCGCACGAGTGGTTCGAGCACGCGCTTAGGGACCGGTCCTCGGAGGAGGCCGAGTTCTACTACTGGGACAAGGAGTCCGACCTCGGCTACGTCGCCTGGCTCGACGTCCCGTCGCTGCCCAAGCTCAACTACGGCTCGTCGGCGCTCGCCCGGCGGATGGTCGACGGCCCCGGCTCGGTGATCGGCCGCTGGCTCGGCGAGCCGTTCGCGCTCGACGGCTGGCGCATCGACGTCGCCAACATGACCGGCCGGTACGCGTCCGACGACTTCACGCACCAGGTCGCCCGGACCGTGCGCGCGACCATGACCGAGCTCAACCCCGACGCGGTGCTCGTGAGCGAGCACTTCCACGACGCCGCGGGCGACCTGACCGGCGAGGGCTGGCAGGTCAACATGAACTACTCGGCGTTCACCAAGCCGCTGTGGACGTGGCTCGTCGACCCTGCGACGACGCTCGACTTCCTCGGCGTCCCGACGACGATCCCGCGCCGCGGCGGCGTGTCCGTCGTCGAGACCATGCGCGAGTTCGACGCGACCGTGCCGTGGAAGGTCACCGCGCGGCAGTGGAACATGCTCGGCTCGCACGACACCCCGCGCCTGCGGACGGTCGTCGGCGACCCGCGCCTCGTCGAGGTCGCCGCCGGGCTGCTGTTCACCTACCCGGGCACGCCCGCGCTGTTCGCGGGCGACGAGGGCGGTGCGACCGGCACGAACGGCGAGCACGCGCGCGTGCCGATGCCGTGGGACCAGATCGAGGCCGGCGGCGGTGACCGCTGGGACGCCCGCACGTTCGAGACCTACCGGTCGCTCATCGCGCTGCGGCGCTCGTCTCGCGCGCTGCGCGAGGGCGGCCTGCGCTGGGCCGTCGTCGCCGACGACGCGCTCGCGTACCTGCGGGAGACGGCCGACGAGCGCGTGCTCG